Proteins from one Podospora pseudoanserina strain CBS 124.78 chromosome 1, whole genome shotgun sequence genomic window:
- the TOP2 gene encoding DNA topoisomerase 2 (EggNog:ENOG503NWYX; BUSCO:EOG0926073O; COG:B): MDSDVESVFDTAQSESDGYSPEVKTKAKAAPKKAPAAKAAKMVQTKLTVGKAKAAPKKRTKPDSDDSDDDRPLSSTPPMAKKQKKAPAKKSSGKPLAEIENDSMLIDDEPALAAASKSSKSATETYQKLTQLEHIIKRPDTYIGSVERTDQKMWVFNKTEKLMENRVVSFVPGLYKIFDEILVNAADNSQRDASMTFLKVTVDRETGEISVENNGKGIPVEMHQKEGCYIPELIFGHLLTGSNYDDDEKKTVGGRNGYGAKLTNIFSLKFTLECQDSVNGKRYKQTWTDNMSKMEKPKITANKTNDFVRVTFLPDYKRFGMENGIDDDLEALMYRRVYDMAGTMASVKVWLNGEQLKIAKFKGYCQLYAKSIAAERGDVVPEGEKPTAANVEYEEVRDKGRTWQVGFTVSDGSFQQVSFVNNIATTSGGTHVNYIADQITEALLKELNKKKKGHGLKPANFRNYIFIFINCLVDNPAFTSQTKEQLTTKVSAFGSKCILSDAFLKKVQKSEVIANIMEFAERKADKMLAKSDGNKRARVSNEKLVDANLAGTKRGHECTLILTEGDSARALAVAGRAVLDPDRIGVFPLRGKMLNVRDASTEQIMKNKEIENIKKFLGLKHKQVYTDTRGLRYGHLMIMADQDLDGSHIKGLLINFLEVQFPSLLRIPNFFQQFITPVVKVWQGTNPKKPLRPKSFFNLVEYETWKENNKNELRKWKYKYLKGLGSSSNEDAQVYFTDLDRHLKEFETLKPEESQMLDMIFSKKKADARKEWLGNFVPGTFLDSTAQRISYSQFLQNEFILFSMADNIRSIPSMIDGFKPGQRKVIYSAFKRNLVNDQKVVELAGYISEQAAYHHGEQSLQQTIIGLAQTFVGSNNVNCLEPSGNFGSRLSGGKDSASARYIHTRLSPFARKVFSKLDEPNLEYQFDDGNMIEPKVYAPILPMVLVNGADGIGTGWSTSIPNYHPMHIVENLRRRMGRFDPDDTEEKPFVPMAPWWRGWKGTPEQEAPNKWRFNGIIRQDEQNPNEIHVTELPIRMWTDDFKAKLEDIIQNDKTPTFIKDYKEFNDHKTVHFIIDMDEKHREAALREGLLEKFKLTTTVSTTNLVAFDTQGKIRKYDKVEEIMEEYYHYRLKMYTERKKHWLKVYHADYRKLKNQYRFITEIIDNKMVVNRKKKAVLVQELRDRDYEAFPPKEDKKAKSPDEEMAAEEAEDDDTAGGARDYDYLLSMPVWSFTSERLERLKNQIAAKKAEHDELQALSEKDLWVKDLDAFQEEWETQLKLDDEIATGIRRMGRRKSDKLGVGKGGGRRRKDDDAYEPEKKSRAKAVKAAPVPIKTEKTQQRFAEAFQAKSKPKPVADKTLPDVEAGGGISDDDFALLGKKAMPINTKVKEESEAPTATNGRTKRAAAAKSKYVVSDDSDEDFMDLGKPSVDEDVDMASESEEAVAEKPPVKRVAAAAAKAKPSYKLSDNESDEEVEEKPPVKRAAAAKAKPSYKLSDDDSEEDFEAKPPAKRAAAAKAKPMYKLSDDSDSDDSLKLGDVGAMVKGIGAPASSSSGGRLSLFAMSHSGGGDTSVLPKMKSKPSKPSLDLDDHDDTNYEALARSSPLKTKEDNLDDFLSDDDVPAAKPAPKAASKAKAPLSVIPAPAKKRGRPAGSKSTKDKDEATAPKAKAAVTKTAKTAAAKPKAPHLSPAAKAYAAKKAKAQKGLSDDEGDEAMEDAPDSPPAARPKARPGRAAAVKKKPIVIDSDEDDSIGGGGGDDESDDFDMSD; this comes from the exons ATGGATTCAGACGTGGAGTCCGTCTTTGACACTGCCCAAAGCGAGTCTGACGGATACTCACCAGAGGTG aaaacaaaagctAAGGCTGCGCCGAAGAAAGCGCCTGCCGCGAAAGCTGCCAAGATGGTCCAAACCAAGCTCACGGTCGGCAAGGCGAAGGCGGCGCCCAAGAAGAGAACGAAGCCGGATAGCGATGATAGCGATGACGATAGGCCTCTCTCCAGCACTCCTCCGATGGCtaagaagcagaagaaggcacCGGCGAAGAAGTCCAGTGGCAAGCCACTGGCTGAGATCGAGAACGACAGCATGCTGATCGACGATGAGCCAGCCCTGGCAGCTgcctccaagtcctccaaaTCCGCCACCGAAACATACCAGAAGCTCACGCAGCTCGAGCACATCATCAAGCGCCCCGATACCTATATCGGGTCCGTTGAACGCACCGACCAAAAGATGTGGGTTTTCAACAAGACGGAAAAATTGATGGAAAATCGTGTTGTATCCTTTGTTCCTGGTCTCTACAAGATCTTTGACGAAATCCTTGTCAACGCCGCGGACAACAGCCAGCGCGATGCCTCCATGACCTTTCTCAAGGTGACTGTCGATCGCGAGACGGGTGAGATTTCAGTCGAGAACAACGGCAAGGGAATCCCGGTTGAGATGCATCAGAAGGAGGGCTGCTATATCCCCGAGCTTATCTTTGGTCACCTTCTCACCGGTTCGAActacgacgatgatgagaagaagacggtcgGTGGTCGCAACGGTTACGGTGCGAAGCTTACCAATATCTTCAGTTTGAAGTTCACTCTGGAGTGCCAGGATAGCGTCAACGGCAAGCGATACAAGCAGACCTGGACCGACAACATGTCCAAGATGGAAAAGCCCAAAATCACAGCCAACAAGACCAACGACTTCGTCAGAGTGACCTTCCTTCCGGACTACAAGAGATTTGGCATGGAGAACGGCATTGATGACGACTTGGAAGCCCTCATGTACCGCCGTGTGTACGACATGGCAGGCACCATGGCCAGCGTCAAAGTCTGGCTGAACGGGGAGCAACTCAAGATCGCCAAGTTCAAGGGCTATTGCCAGCTATACGCCAAATCAATCGCTGCCGAGCGGGGTGACGTTGTTCCCGAAGGCGAGAAACCTACTGCTGCGAATGTAGAGTATGAGGAGGTCAGGGACAAGGGCAGAACGTGGCAGGTGGGGTTCACTGTGTCAGATGGTTCATTCCAACAAGTGTCCTTCGTCAACAATATCGCCACAACGTCGGGTGGTACACACGTCAACTACATTGCCGATCAAATCACCGAAGCCCTTCTGAAGGagctcaacaagaagaagaagggccaTGGTCTCAAGCCGGCCAACTTCCGCAACtacatcttcatcttcatcaactGTTTGGTCGACAACCCTGCCTTCACCTCTCAGACCAAGGAGCAACTGACGACCAAAGTTAGTGCCTTTGGTAGCAAGTGTATCCTGAGTGATGCCTTTCTCAAGAAGGTCCAGAAGTCTGAAGTCATCGCCAACATCATGGAGTTTGCTGAAAGGAAAGCGGATAAGATGCTGGCAAAATCGGACGGCAACAAGCGTGCTCGTGTGAGCAACGAGAAGCTTGTCGACGCCAACTTGGCGGGCACCAAGCGTGGCCACGAGTGTACCCTCATCTTGACGGAAGGTGACTCTGCCAGAGCATTGGCCGTTGCTGGTCGCGCTGTCCTGGATCCGGATCGCATCGGCGTGTTCCCTCTTCGTGGAAAGATGCTGAACGTGCGTGACGCATCGACCGAGCAGATCATGAAGAATAAGGAAATCGAAAACATCAAAAAGTTCCTGGGTCTGAAGCACAAGCAAGTGTACACCGATACCAGGGGTCTCCGATACGGCCATTTGATGATCATGGCCGATCAGGATTTGGACGGCAGTCATATCAAGGGCTTGCTCATCAACTTCCTTGAGGTTCAGTTTCCTTCGCTGCTGCGCATCCCCAACTTCTTCCAGCAGTTCATCACCCCTGTCGTCAAGGTGTGGCAAGGCACAAACCCAAAGAAACCTCTGCGTCCCAAGTCGTTCTTCAACCTCGTCGAGTATGAGACGTGGAAAGAGAACAACAAGAATGAACTCCGGAAGTGGAAGTACAAGTActtgaaggggttgggtAGTTCTTCGAACGAAGACGCCCAAGTCTACTTCACTGATCTGGATCGCCATCTCAAAGAATTCGAGACACTCAAGCCAGAGGAGTCTCAGATGCTTGACATGATCTtcagcaaaaagaaggccgATGCTCGCAAAGAATGGTTGGGCAACTTTGTTCCGGGAACCTTCCTCGACTCTACGGCTCAGAGAATTAGTTACTCCCAGTTCCTCCAGAACGAATTCATTCTGTTCAGTATGGCTGACAACATCCGATCGATCCCATCCATGATCGACGGCTTCAAGCCTGGTCAGCGCAAGGTCATTTACTCTGCCTTCAAGCGCAATCTTGTCAACGACCAGAAGGTTGTGGAACTTGCCGGTTATATTTCCGAGCAAGCCGCCTACCATCACGGTGAACAATCTCTGCAGCAGACAATCATTGGTCTAGCTCAGACCTTTGTCGGCTCGAACAACGTCAACTGCCTAGAACCTAGCGGCAACTTCGGTTCCCGACTCTCTGGTGGAAAAGATTCTGCCAGCGCTCGTTACATTCACACGAGACTGTCCCCGTTTGCGCGCAAGGTCTTCTCCAAGCTTGACGAGCCCAATCTCGAGTACCAGTTCGACGACGGCAACATGATCGAGCCCAAGGTGTATGCTCCGATCCTACCAATGGTCTTGGTCAATGGTGCCGACGGTATTGGTACCGGCTGGAGTACTTCGATTCCCAACTACCACCCCATGCACATAGTGGAGAATCTGAGGCGCCGGATGGGAAGGTTTGACCCTGACGATACCGAGGAGAAGCCCTTCGTCCCCATGGCACCATGGTGGCGTGGTTGGAAAGGAACTCCGGAGCAGGAAGCGCCCAACAAGTGGCGTTTCAACGGTATTATCAGGCAAGATGAGCAGAACCCCAACGAGATCCACGTTACTGAATTGCCAATCCGCATGTGGACTGATGACTTCAAGGCTAAGCTTGAGGACATCATCCAGAACGACAAGACACCGACCTTCATCAAGGATTACAAGGAGTTCAACGACCACAAGACGGTCCATTTCATCATTGACATGGACGAGAAGCACCGAGAGGCAGCCCTCAGGGAAGGTCTGTTGGAGAAGTTCAAGCTTACCACTACCGTCTCCACAACAAACTTGGTGGCCTTTGACACTCAGGGCAAGATCAGAAAATACgacaaggtggaggagatcatGGAGGAATACTACCACTACCGCCTGAAGATGTACACAGAGCGCAAGAAGCATTGGCTCAAGGTGTACCACGCCGATTACCGGAAGCTCAAGAACCAGTACCGTTTCATCACGGAAATCATCGACAACAAGATGGTGGTCAAccgaaagaagaaggctgtcTTGGTGCAGGAGCTTCGTGACCGCGACTATGAGGCATTCCCTCCCAAGGAGGATAAGAAGGCCAAGTCGCCTGACGAGGAAATGGCTGCTGAAGAGGCCGAAGATGACGACACCGCTGGAGGCGCTCGCGACTACGACTACCTGCTTTCGATGCCTGTCTGGTCTTTCACCAGCGAGCGTCTTGAGAGACTTAAAAACCAGAttgcggccaagaaggcggagCATGATGAACTGCAGGCTCTGAGTGAGAAGGACCTTTGGGTCAAGGATTTGGATGCTTTCCAAGAGGAGTGGGAAACGCAGCTGAAGCTGGACGATGAGATCGCCACCGGCATTCGCAGAATGGGCCGCCGCAAGTCGGACAAGCTCGGTGtagggaagggaggaggccgCCGTCGGAAGGATGACGACGCCTATGAGCCAGAGAAGAAATCTAGGGCCAAGGCCGTCAAGGCTGCTCCTGTGCCTATCAAGACGGAGAAAACCCAGCAGCGGTTTGCCGAGGCGTTCCAGGCAAAGTCCAAGCCGAAGCCTGTCGCTGACAAAACCTTGCCAGATGTTGAAGCGGGCGGTGGGATATCTGATGACGATTTTGCCCTCTTGGGTAAGAAGGCAATGCCCATCAACACTAAAGTGAAGGAAGAGTCGGAGGCTCCCACAGCAACCAACGGTCGTACCAAGCGCGCGGCTGCTGCGAAGTCTAAGTATGTGGTATCTGATGACTCGGACGAGGACTTTATGGATTTGGGTAAACCTTCAGTAGATGAAGATGTGGATATGGCTTCAGAATCCGAGGAGGCCGTGGCCGAGAAGCCGCCCGTCAAGCgcgtggcagcagcagcagctaAGGCGAAGCCGTCATACAAGCTCAGCGACAACGAATCGGAcgaggaagtggaggagaagccgcCCGTCAAGCGCGCGGCCGCGGCCAAAGCAAAGCCATCCTACAAGctcagtgatgatgactcTGAAGAGGACTTTGAGGCGAAACCACCAGCCAAGCGTGCAGCCGCAGCCAAGGCCAAACCGATGTATAAGCTCAGCGATGATTCGGATAGTGACGACAGCTTGAAGCTCGGTGATGTCGGTGCTATGGTCAAGGGCATAGGAGCTCCAGCTTCGAGCAGCAGCGGTGGCAGGCTTAGTCTGTTTGCCATGTCCCATTCTGGAGGTGGGGATACTTCAGTTCTCCCCAAGATGAAGTCCAAGCCATCTAAGCCCAGTCTCGACTTGGACGACCACGACGACACCAATTACGAGGCGCTCGCCAGGTCATCCCCCCtgaagaccaaggaggatAACTTGGACGATTTCCTATCAGACGACGACGTTCCCGCTGCCAAACCTGCTCCCAAGGCAGCATCCAAGGCAAAGGCCCCTCTCAGTGTCATTCCAGCACCGGCCAAGAAGCGTGGACGTCCTGCCGGCAGCAAGAGCACTAAGGACAAGGATGAGGCAACTGctcccaaggccaaggccgcTGTTACCAAGACCGCCAAAACAGCCGCTGCTAAGCCCAAGGCACCACATCTCTCACCAGCTGCGAAGGCGTATGCTGCtaagaaggccaaggctcAAAAAGGCTTGAGCGACgatgagggcgatgaggCTATGGAAGATGCCCCAGATAGTCCTCCCGCAGCCAGGCCCAAGGCCAGGCCTGGTCGTGCCGCAGCcgtgaagaagaagccgatTGTAATTGAcagcgatgaggatgactCGAtaggtggcggtggtggggatgacGAAAGCGATGATTTCGACATGAGCGATTAG